The DNA window GGGAGGGTTTGGACCACGAAGGCGCGAAGGGACACGAAGAGACATGAAGCGCGAAGGGAGCGAAGGGCATGGAGACACGGCGAGGGAGGGGGCGACACGGAGACACGGGGAGGGGGGACGCGGGGAGGGAAAGCTTCATGAAAACGTCATATTTCCGTCAAGAGACTGTCACATGCCTCCTGTAAGCTGATATCAGCCTTGGAGGATATCGCCAGGGCGCTTCCATCACTATTCAGTCCACAGCCCACAGGAGGAAAATGACCATGATGATGGGGTTCGGGGGTTTTGGCCTCCTGTTCATGTTACTCTTTTTCGTCATCATCATCGGTCTGGCAGTCTGGTTGGTGAGTGTCCTGTTTCCGCGCGTTGGCGGCCCAGCCAGCTACACAACCGTCAATCCACCGGGAAATCAGCCCAGTCTGCCTGAGGCCAAGATGCAAGAATCCGCCCTGGACATTCTCAAACGGCGCTACGCGCGCGGCGAGCTAAGCAAGGCTGAATACGAAGCAATGCGAGAGGATATCCTTGCCACTTAGAAGTTGTTTGAAAAGTAGCGGCTATCGGCCAATCGATGGTATAGATTGTAGTTGTGAACAAAAAACTATGCCCAAGCGACTTGACCGACAGCCAGCGGGACACTGTTCGGACACCACCGTCACCTATCTAAAGATTACGAGCGCCTACCTGCCAGCAGCGAGGCCTTCATCACTATTGCCATTTGCCATGACTCGCAACATGTTCCGCAGACTCGCTCCTACTTGACCTTTTCAAACAGATTCTTAGGAACATTGCACCAACACCATTCAATCTGGAGGTTATTATCATGATGGGTTTTGATCGTCGGCCTGGTCATCTGGGCCATCGCCCAGGTGACCAGGTTGGCCGATGGATCAGCTGCTCATGGGATCGCAGGCCCCGCCTCCCGGCAGGATTCCGCGCTGGATGTTCTGAAGCAGCGCTACGCACGTGGCGAGATCGCGAAAAACGAATATGACGACATGCGACGTGATCTAGCCCTCTAACAAGGACCACACGCTTACGGTAGTGTGTGGTCACAAATACTCGTAATAGGGAACCCTTATGAAGAAAATCAGTCGCCGCAAATTTCTGGGCCTCGGTGGCGTTGGCCTGGCTGGCGCCGTTTTGGCGGCCTGTACGCCCCCCACCGCCCTTCCGCAAGCTCAGGACGAAGCCCTGCCCTCCCCGACCCCTTCCGATCTGGATGACGGTCTCAGCCCCTCGCCTTCCTCGAAAAGGACGTCGACAACGGCTTCCGCCACAACGGGCAGCGCCTCCGCAGCCGATACAGAGATCGCCCTCGCGGCCGTGGCAGCCACCATTCCCATCTTCTCCGGCCAGCCCACCCAGGTCTGGACGCTGCAAGGCGAAGTGCTCAAGGGCGATTCGAGCGCCCTGCAACCTTTACCCGACACCTATCTAGGCCCAATTTTGCGCCTGAACAAGGGCCAGCGCCTGCGCGTCCATTTCACCAGCCAGATACCGCAGGAAACCATCGTGCATTGGCACGGCTTGCATGTCCCCGCGGAGATGGACGGGCATCCTCGGTACGTCATCAGGCGGGGCGAGAGCTATCAATATGACTTCGAGGTGCTGAACCGGGCCGGGACTTATTGGTACCATCCCCATCCTCACGGCATCACCGGTCCCCAGGTTTACGCCGGCATGGCCGGCTTTTTCCTGGTCAGCGACGAGGGAGAGCGGGCGGCCGGGCTCCCCAGCGGCGAGTTCGACATCCCCCTGGTGATCCAGGATCGCATGTTTGACCGCAACAACCAGCTCGTTTACCTCTCCAACGGCATGATGGATCAGATGGACGGCTTCCTGGGCGACCAGATCCTGGTCAACGGCCAGCCTGACTTCACCCTGCCGGTGGCCACCCGTCCCTACCGTTTGCGCCTGCTC is part of the Chloroflexota bacterium genome and encodes:
- a CDS encoding SHOCT domain-containing protein, producing MMMGFGGFGLLFMLLFFVIIIGLAVWLVSVLFPRVGGPASYTTVNPPGNQPSLPEAKMQESALDILKRRYARGELSKAEYEAMREDILAT
- a CDS encoding SHOCT domain-containing protein; this translates as MIVGLVIWAIAQVTRLADGSAAHGIAGPASRQDSALDVLKQRYARGEIAKNEYDDMRRDLAL
- a CDS encoding multicopper oxidase family protein — encoded protein: MKKISRRKFLGLGGVGLAGAVLAACTPPTALPQAQDEALPSPTPSDLDDGLSPSPSSKRTSTTASATTGSASAADTEIALAAVAATIPIFSGQPTQVWTLQGEVLKGDSSALQPLPDTYLGPILRLNKGQRLRVHFTSQIPQETIVHWHGLHVPAEMDGHPRYVIRRGESYQYDFEVLNRAGTYWYHPHPHGITGPQVYAGMAGFFLVSDEGERAAGLPSGEFDIPLVIQDRMFDRNNQLVYLSNGMMDQMDGFLGDQILVNGQPDFTLPVATRPYRLRLLNGSNSRIYKLGWDNGSSFTVIGTDGGLLEKPLQRPYVTLAPAERVELWVDFSQRAVGSEVVLQSQPFIAPEGMTGGGGRGMMGRTPTALPLGERYPIMTVRVESQSDERLALPERLSTIERLSPQDATQTRRVALRMQPPRGWTLNGRSFEMTAVARDERVRLGSSEIWEFVNEGGGMGGMMGGGMMTLPHPMHMHGEQFQVLDRQVNRGGRAAWESLSGGFVDEGWKDTVLVMPGERVKVIRRFDDFTGLFLYHCHNLEHEDMGMMRNFEVVA